The Mucilaginibacter mallensis genome has a segment encoding these proteins:
- a CDS encoding two-component regulator propeller domain-containing protein, with protein sequence MKLYKLLILLFLGICGPAQGQQISFLGIDQGLSNNSVRCIYQDHEGFMWFGSYDGLNRYDGYGFKIFRNKFADSSSLINNYIFSIDEDHAYNMWIGTHGGACVYNNLSGKFSAVSYRSRTDGQVRKITVGVRVIKSGLSGDMLLGTLGMGMLVKSEDSQFPVEIPVVIGNKQFWGYDVQSIKINSRGETWVFVPQVGLCKLSADQHRLTVISQAVRSAFCIEPQDDNIWIGTGDGLFLFNGQSNTVVKILDQAPGKLTFNKVSDMKLDQKGQLWMAINGGGVNIYNTLTHRVSYQNTDKAENPVSSDAVYTIYQDKDSRFWIGILNGGVNIIDPQKERFKTLTHDPGNPNSLPKKSAYGMYEDDNNDLWIGTEGAGIAVWNPQKNVFNQFKNQPGKPRSLSDNFVTNIIKDDDNNIWVSTFFNGINRYDRTSHAFERYKCINPISGIENKVISTICLADKTLWVGTLKGDGTNGALYRFDKANNRFIAFDTNLSDLWSLMADQQNRLWAGMLTQLVQIDKQNRKNHFYELGYYIRSIYEDRQHNFWVGTEGGGLVLFDRVKSRILARYTTENGLCNNSVLNILEDKEGNLWLSTFNGLAKFNPQTKVFKNYYKSDGLQSNQFHYNSKAVLHTGELVFGGVEGVNVFQPEGVNDISDHPELVLSGIAINNVPLEKNASWVKKISENRIKEIEVPYNKAIFSIQFTALEYTAPDKIKYAYFMDGWDRGWTYSENIRFANYTHLDEGTYTFRVKCTNAEGKWMPKEISLQIHVLPPWYRTWWAYLLYLLIIAAAIYGYIFYHKKQSQLEYEVKFVKELNEKKIAFFTNISHELRTPLTLIVNPIKDLLHSNGVNLDLVDISAVYRNSRRLLSLVDQLLLFRSSENEISDLKPGWLNLKDVCYEIFLCFNNQVKAKNLDYTFTCSDNETLIFADREKFEIVLFNLLSNAIKYTPNDGKISLEVNENDQTIEILVKDTGHGIPVETGDKLFEKFYRFHNADEIMQESGFGIGLFLAKKYMDLHKGSLTYTSQIGAGTTFKIVFPKADQQLLPDEYVHHSIANTNSLLKELITEGDETHDSLKSNNDHVDELLEGIVNKRPVILLIDDDAGVRAYLKNLLKDDYTVYEAPNTEKGFEIVLENEPDIIVCDVVMKGMSGVEFCSKIKESPSFSHIPVILLTGSSSPEIKLKGIECGADDYITKPFENELLVARIKSMLKGRDTLKNYFFNEITLKNNSLKIPAEYSDFLSKCISIVEDHLDDETFSLKTFTDEIGMSRSKLFRKIKSISGLSSTEFIRYIRLRKAAELMIQTDLQIKEISFRIGFQDIKYFREQFHKLFEMNPSEFIKKYRKTFINSHNLNSGISHQKSRV encoded by the coding sequence ATGAAACTTTATAAACTATTGATACTTCTTTTTCTAGGTATTTGCGGGCCTGCACAAGGTCAGCAAATATCATTTTTGGGGATCGATCAGGGTTTGTCAAATAACTCTGTCAGATGCATCTACCAGGATCATGAAGGATTTATGTGGTTTGGTTCTTATGATGGCCTTAACCGGTATGATGGCTATGGCTTTAAAATATTTCGCAATAAATTCGCTGATTCCAGCTCATTGATTAATAATTATATCTTTTCTATCGATGAAGATCATGCCTATAATATGTGGATCGGGACCCATGGCGGCGCATGCGTTTATAATAACCTGTCCGGTAAGTTCTCAGCTGTCAGTTATCGCTCCAGAACAGATGGGCAGGTCAGGAAAATAACAGTCGGTGTCCGGGTTATAAAATCAGGGCTTAGCGGGGATATGCTCCTGGGAACTTTGGGAATGGGAATGCTGGTTAAAAGTGAGGACAGCCAATTTCCTGTCGAAATCCCGGTAGTCATCGGTAATAAACAATTTTGGGGTTATGATGTCCAGTCGATCAAAATAAACAGCAGGGGGGAAACATGGGTATTCGTTCCCCAAGTTGGTCTGTGCAAGCTTAGTGCCGACCAACATCGGTTAACGGTCATCAGCCAGGCGGTACGTAGCGCTTTTTGCATCGAGCCCCAGGACGACAATATATGGATAGGCACCGGAGATGGGTTGTTTTTGTTCAATGGCCAATCAAATACTGTTGTCAAAATCCTCGACCAGGCACCCGGCAAGCTTACTTTTAATAAGGTTTCTGACATGAAACTGGACCAAAAAGGGCAGCTATGGATGGCCATTAACGGGGGAGGGGTCAATATTTATAATACGCTAACACACAGGGTAAGTTACCAGAATACGGATAAAGCTGAAAATCCTGTTTCAAGTGACGCCGTTTATACCATATATCAGGATAAAGACAGCCGGTTTTGGATCGGTATCCTTAATGGGGGCGTTAACATTATAGATCCGCAAAAAGAACGGTTTAAAACCCTGACACATGACCCGGGAAATCCTAACTCACTGCCCAAGAAATCTGCATATGGCATGTATGAAGATGATAACAATGACTTGTGGATAGGAACGGAGGGAGCGGGTATTGCGGTTTGGAATCCACAGAAAAATGTTTTCAATCAATTTAAAAATCAGCCCGGCAAGCCCAGGTCGCTCAGCGACAATTTTGTAACAAATATTATTAAGGACGATGACAATAATATCTGGGTAAGTACATTTTTTAACGGCATCAACAGGTATGACCGTACCTCGCATGCTTTTGAACGCTATAAATGCATAAATCCCATTAGCGGCATCGAAAATAAGGTAATTTCTACCATTTGTTTGGCTGATAAAACGCTTTGGGTCGGAACGTTAAAAGGGGATGGAACTAATGGTGCTCTTTATCGGTTTGATAAGGCAAATAACCGATTTATCGCCTTTGATACCAATCTTTCTGACTTATGGAGCTTAATGGCCGACCAGCAGAACAGACTTTGGGCAGGGATGCTGACGCAACTGGTACAGATAGACAAACAAAACCGGAAGAATCATTTTTACGAGCTGGGCTATTATATACGAAGTATTTACGAAGACCGTCAGCATAACTTCTGGGTTGGTACCGAAGGTGGCGGACTGGTTCTTTTCGATCGTGTAAAGTCCAGGATTCTGGCGCGTTATACTACAGAGAATGGTTTATGCAATAATTCTGTATTAAATATACTGGAAGATAAGGAGGGTAACCTTTGGTTGAGCACCTTTAACGGATTGGCTAAGTTTAATCCTCAAACCAAAGTTTTTAAAAATTACTATAAAAGTGATGGCTTACAAAGTAATCAGTTTCATTATAACTCGAAGGCTGTTTTACATACCGGTGAACTGGTATTCGGAGGAGTAGAGGGCGTTAATGTTTTTCAACCCGAAGGTGTGAATGATATCAGTGATCATCCCGAATTGGTCTTATCCGGAATAGCTATTAATAATGTTCCGCTTGAAAAAAATGCATCATGGGTTAAGAAGATTTCTGAAAACAGAATAAAAGAGATAGAAGTTCCCTATAATAAGGCCATCTTTTCTATTCAATTTACCGCGCTGGAGTACACAGCTCCTGACAAAATTAAATATGCCTATTTTATGGATGGCTGGGACCGTGGATGGACCTATTCAGAAAACATACGTTTTGCGAATTACACCCACCTGGATGAAGGTACCTACACTTTCAGGGTAAAATGTACCAATGCAGAGGGAAAATGGATGCCGAAAGAAATATCCCTGCAAATACATGTGCTTCCACCATGGTACAGAACCTGGTGGGCCTATCTTTTATACCTGCTAATTATCGCGGCAGCTATATATGGTTATATATTCTATCATAAAAAACAATCGCAACTAGAATACGAAGTAAAGTTTGTAAAGGAATTGAACGAAAAGAAAATAGCTTTTTTTACCAATATTTCGCATGAATTGAGAACGCCCCTCACACTGATCGTTAACCCGATAAAAGACTTGCTGCACAGCAATGGTGTAAATCTGGATTTGGTTGATATCAGTGCGGTTTATCGTAATTCACGGCGGCTGCTCAGTTTGGTCGATCAGTTGTTGCTTTTCAGAAGCTCTGAAAATGAAATATCAGATCTGAAGCCAGGATGGTTAAATTTAAAGGACGTATGCTACGAGATTTTTTTATGTTTTAATAACCAGGTAAAAGCTAAGAATCTGGACTATACTTTTACTTGTAGCGACAATGAAACCTTAATATTTGCCGATCGGGAAAAATTCGAAATAGTGCTGTTTAATTTACTTTCTAACGCGATAAAGTATACACCAAATGACGGGAAAATCAGCCTTGAAGTAAATGAGAATGATCAGACGATAGAGATCCTGGTAAAAGATACAGGGCATGGTATTCCGGTAGAAACCGGCGACAAATTATTTGAAAAATTCTACCGTTTTCATAATGCTGATGAAATTATGCAGGAAAGCGGATTTGGAATAGGCTTGTTTCTGGCAAAGAAATATATGGACCTGCACAAAGGCAGTTTGACCTATACCAGCCAGATAGGTGCAGGTACAACCTTTAAGATCGTATTTCCGAAGGCAGATCAGCAACTACTGCCCGATGAGTATGTACATCATTCAATTGCTAATACCAACTCCCTGCTTAAAGAGCTTATTACCGAGGGCGATGAAACGCATGATAGTCTAAAATCAAATAATGATCATGTTGACGAGCTATTGGAAGGAATTGTGAACAAGCGCCCCGTTATATTATTAATTGATGACGATGCCGGGGTACGGGCTTACCTTAAAAATTTATTGAAAGACGACTATACCGTTTACGAAGCGCCCAATACAGAAAAGGGATTTGAAATTGTGCTTGAAAATGAGCCGGATATTATTGTTTGCGATGTTGTTATGAAGGGCATGAGTGGGGTGGAATTCTGCTCAAAAATAAAGGAGTCTCCGTCATTCAGCCATATTCCGGTCATCCTGCTGACCGGCAGTTCATCACCGGAAATTAAATTAAAAGGCATAGAATGCGGTGCGGATGATTATATAACCAAGCCTTTTGAGAATGAATTGCTGGTTGCCCGGATCAAAAGCATGTTAAAGGGAAGGGATACGCTGAAGAATTATTTCTTCAATGAGATCACGCTAAAGAACAACAGCTTAAAGATCCCTGCGGAGTACAGCGATTTTCTGTCAAAATGTATTTCGATTGTGGAAGATCACCTGGACGACGAGACATTTTCCCTGAAAACTTTTACTGACGAAATTGGGATGAGCCGGTCAAAGCTATTTAGGAAAATTAAATCGATTTCGGGCCTGTCCAGCACGGAATTCATCAGGTATATCAGGTTGAGAAAGGCGGCTGAACTGATGATACAAACGGATCTTCAGATTAAAGAGATATCATTTAGAATAGGGTTCCAGGATATTAAATATTTCAGGGAACAATTCCACAAATTGTTTGAAATGAACCCATCCGAATTTATAAAGAAATACCGGAAGACATTTATTAACAGCCACAACTTAAACTCGGGAATATCCCACCAAAAAAGCAGGGTTTAA
- a CDS encoding alginate lyase family protein — protein MKRLYFYIPLLAFSCLSFVSCSKKIGASPAGDTTTKKTTSSIKYIDTLADNVPMKHNGILATTTDFTRIKAMVAAGTEPWASAWAKLIANSHAQSSYNPNPTTLLIRGGSSPEQPLPDNYPNAMNDVAAAYQLAIRWQVTGDTQFADRVIYILNSWASTCTAVSGDPNIDLTAIYGFQFAVAGEMMRSYTGWKAADFIAYQQWMLKVFYSEENNYLLHHQNSCWQLFWSSWDLCNLQSIMAIGILTDKRVIYNQAVNFLQHAESNGNLVYAINNVYTGANAGLAQMEESGRDQGHCTLDIALLGAIFQVAWNQGDDFFSFDDNLYLKACEYEAKYNVANLDVPFTNYNYYNCQTTVTQTVVSSDSRGTVRPMWEIAYNHYVKIKGLTATYTQLGVNTTRPEGGGGDYGPNSGGFDQLGEGTLLYALP, from the coding sequence ATGAAAAGATTATATTTTTATATTCCCTTGTTGGCTTTTAGCTGCTTGTCATTTGTCTCGTGTTCCAAGAAAATCGGAGCTTCACCGGCAGGTGATACAACGACAAAAAAAACTACAAGTTCGATTAAATACATCGATACACTTGCCGATAATGTCCCCATGAAGCATAATGGCATCCTGGCTACAACTACGGATTTTACACGCATTAAAGCGATGGTTGCAGCAGGTACTGAGCCCTGGGCCTCCGCATGGGCCAAGTTAATTGCCAATTCACATGCACAGTCATCATATAATCCAAACCCTACAACGCTACTGATAAGGGGCGGCAGCTCTCCTGAGCAGCCTTTACCCGATAATTATCCGAATGCTATGAATGATGTGGCGGCAGCTTATCAACTGGCTATCAGGTGGCAGGTAACCGGCGATACACAGTTTGCGGACAGAGTTATTTATATACTTAATTCATGGGCTTCCACCTGTACAGCGGTAAGTGGTGATCCCAATATAGATCTGACAGCAATTTATGGGTTTCAGTTTGCTGTTGCCGGTGAAATGATGAGAAGCTATACGGGGTGGAAAGCGGCTGATTTCATAGCTTACCAGCAGTGGATGCTCAAAGTGTTTTATTCCGAAGAGAATAACTATTTGCTACATCATCAAAATAGCTGCTGGCAGCTGTTTTGGTCAAGTTGGGACCTGTGCAACCTACAATCCATTATGGCGATTGGTATTTTGACCGATAAGCGGGTTATATATAATCAAGCTGTCAATTTTCTGCAGCATGCCGAAAGCAACGGGAACCTGGTGTATGCCATTAATAATGTATATACAGGCGCCAATGCGGGCTTAGCGCAAATGGAAGAAAGCGGACGTGACCAGGGGCACTGTACACTTGATATTGCCTTATTAGGAGCAATATTCCAGGTGGCCTGGAACCAGGGTGACGATTTCTTTTCATTTGATGATAACCTGTACCTTAAAGCCTGTGAATACGAAGCAAAATATAATGTAGCAAACCTGGATGTGCCTTTTACCAATTACAACTACTATAATTGCCAAACTACAGTAACACAAACTGTTGTAAGTTCCGATTCCAGGGGAACTGTTAGGCCGATGTGGGAAATAGCCTACAATCATTATGTAAAGATTAAAGGCTTAACAGCCACCTACACGCAGTTGGGCGTTAATACCACACGGCCCGAAGGCGGTGGTGGTGATTATGGCCCTAATAGCGGGGGATTTGATCAGTTGGGTGAAGGTACCTTGTTATACGCACTGCCATAG
- a CDS encoding IPT/TIG domain-containing protein — MKSYLKKISYFLAMFCIIASYVSCNKPANITVYSYPAPLPSGMTPTSGYPLTNVTITGKSFGTYPNAVTVSFGGIKADTIRSCTDNQIVVQVPANAVSGRVTLKVWTHTVDSIGHFTVLTPPVVKSVSSNAGAPGDVITLKGTGFGSVVANLALSFNGTPGTVNTVLNDTLITATVPNNFTSGKLILSVGGYPVQAGTFTYLTYVAAPVYQLDFEGNLNATIGGSAATYIQGKGSPYTFIKGIDGQAISLAGYLVADGGTHQAIVLPTNAGQYNELSVSCWVYHPGNLSSTYFEPIFDFGTSNNALKNNQIALLAAAASWWNSAGENAVARYIYDINGTYQETNSITSQSIPQTGWHHMVLTASKTNHQMITYMDGAVIGTIALPANYDLTLATMDHTFIGSHSDYSNNWDYAGGVDKFQIYNYVLSANQVYTLYYKK, encoded by the coding sequence ATGAAATCGTATTTAAAAAAAATAAGCTATTTCCTGGCAATGTTTTGTATCATAGCCAGTTATGTTAGCTGCAACAAACCGGCCAATATAACGGTTTACTCTTATCCCGCGCCGCTGCCTTCAGGCATGACGCCCACATCAGGTTACCCTTTAACCAATGTTACTATCACCGGCAAAAGCTTTGGTACCTATCCAAATGCGGTGACCGTTTCTTTTGGTGGCATAAAGGCCGATACCATAAGATCATGTACGGATAACCAGATTGTGGTTCAGGTACCTGCCAATGCGGTCAGCGGTCGGGTAACCTTAAAGGTTTGGACACATACTGTGGATTCCATTGGTCATTTTACGGTTCTTACTCCGCCTGTCGTTAAGTCTGTTAGCTCGAATGCTGGCGCTCCGGGCGATGTTATTACCCTTAAAGGAACAGGTTTTGGTAGTGTTGTAGCAAACCTTGCGTTAAGTTTTAACGGCACTCCCGGCACTGTAAATACGGTGCTGAATGATACATTAATTACAGCAACAGTGCCTAATAATTTCACATCGGGTAAACTTATCCTATCCGTAGGGGGGTACCCTGTACAGGCCGGAACCTTCACCTATCTTACTTATGTGGCGGCGCCTGTTTACCAGTTAGATTTTGAAGGTAACCTAAATGCTACTATTGGTGGGTCGGCGGCAACCTATATCCAGGGTAAAGGTTCTCCGTACACTTTTATTAAAGGCATTGACGGCCAGGCTATTTCACTTGCAGGCTATCTGGTTGCAGATGGGGGTACTCACCAGGCTATAGTATTGCCGACAAATGCTGGCCAATATAATGAGCTTTCCGTTTCTTGTTGGGTGTATCACCCAGGGAATTTATCGTCCACTTACTTTGAACCGATTTTTGATTTCGGGACTTCAAATAACGCACTGAAAAATAATCAAATAGCTCTTTTGGCTGCTGCCGCCAGTTGGTGGAATTCAGCCGGTGAAAATGCTGTGGCGCGCTATATTTATGACATTAACGGGACCTATCAGGAGACAAATTCGATAACCTCCCAATCAATACCACAAACAGGATGGCACCACATGGTATTGACAGCGTCAAAAACGAACCATCAGATGATTACGTATATGGACGGTGCAGTAATAGGCACGATAGCCTTACCCGCTAATTATGATTTAACATTGGCTACCATGGACCATACATTTATTGGCTCCCATTCCGATTATTCCAATAATTGGGATTATGCAGGCGGTGTAGATAAATTTCAGATATACAATTATGTATTAAGTGCCAACCAAGTTTATACCCTCTACTATAAGAAATAA
- a CDS encoding RagB/SusD family nutrient uptake outer membrane protein, translating into MKKLLIFLAIGTVVFTAPSCKKTYLDLVPEDVLTQAAYFKNPAQFKAAASDFYNKMISWQSLNGSNIFDFMDNGSDLSANVTVNTEGGYAGYGRGTVNPKSTDQYWDNSYAYIRENNVLLQQAAAYTGSASDIAQYVAEAKFFRAWHHFFLLKRFGGVPIVTSVLDLTSPQLQAPRNSRYEVITQILSDLNDAIAGLPTEQAIPSADKGRVSKWAAEAFKARVELYEATWRKYTGTTTDFAGSGGPPSNQVSQFLTDAAAMAKDVMTNGGYALWNYNTQLNDRSSYYLFSIDGSGSNPLGLDKTSNNEFILKSMYDFVLHQGGINLTHTVTGYMTPNRKMMDMYLCSDGLPVDKSPLFQGYHTAASEYQNRDYRLYGYVLGYGNAPTAGSVPLTTGTSGYGNEKFAAYNYPTYRNDDQESQDYPQIRLAEVYLIYAEATFELNGSISDADLNLSINLLRARAGVAPLTNALASTYSLDMLTEIRRERTIEMWGENYRFDDLKRWGIAEASLNAPLCGQVLGDAAYTTDYINASGNPTSLYTPSLYVYGATTVATGNGNLPAITIDAAANRNFKRMHYLFPLPLKQIQLNSHLVQNNGY; encoded by the coding sequence ATGAAAAAATTATTAATATTTCTGGCAATTGGCACTGTTGTTTTTACGGCGCCTTCATGCAAAAAAACTTATCTCGACCTGGTTCCTGAAGATGTACTTACCCAGGCCGCATATTTTAAAAATCCAGCTCAATTTAAAGCCGCTGCAAGTGACTTTTATAATAAAATGATCAGCTGGCAGTCACTTAATGGCAGCAATATTTTTGATTTTATGGACAATGGATCTGACCTTTCTGCAAACGTAACTGTAAACACAGAAGGTGGGTACGCAGGCTACGGACGTGGAACCGTGAACCCGAAAAGTACGGATCAGTATTGGGATAATTCCTATGCTTATATCAGAGAAAATAATGTATTACTACAACAGGCAGCTGCTTATACAGGCAGTGCATCAGACATTGCACAATATGTAGCCGAAGCAAAATTCTTCCGTGCATGGCATCATTTTTTCTTACTTAAACGTTTTGGGGGTGTTCCGATTGTAACAAGCGTTCTGGATCTTACTTCGCCCCAGTTGCAGGCACCTAGAAACAGCCGCTATGAAGTGATAACACAAATTCTGTCTGATTTGAATGATGCCATTGCTGGTCTTCCTACCGAACAGGCCATTCCCTCAGCCGACAAAGGCCGTGTAAGTAAATGGGCAGCAGAAGCATTCAAGGCCCGCGTTGAGCTTTATGAAGCAACCTGGCGTAAATACACCGGGACAACAACCGATTTTGCAGGATCAGGTGGCCCACCATCAAACCAGGTTTCACAATTTTTAACTGATGCTGCCGCTATGGCAAAAGATGTGATGACCAACGGCGGTTATGCTTTATGGAATTACAACACTCAACTTAACGATCGGAGTTCTTACTACCTGTTTAGCATCGACGGATCGGGTTCAAATCCGCTCGGACTAGATAAAACATCAAACAACGAATTTATTTTAAAAAGTATGTATGACTTTGTCCTGCATCAGGGTGGCATAAACCTTACCCATACGGTTACCGGCTACATGACGCCAAACCGTAAAATGATGGATATGTATTTATGTTCCGATGGTTTGCCTGTTGATAAATCTCCTTTATTCCAGGGTTATCATACAGCAGCTTCTGAATATCAGAACAGAGATTACCGCTTATACGGGTATGTGCTTGGCTATGGCAATGCGCCAACCGCCGGTTCCGTTCCTCTTACAACAGGCACCTCGGGCTATGGAAATGAAAAATTCGCCGCCTATAACTATCCTACTTACCGCAATGATGACCAGGAATCACAGGATTACCCGCAAATACGCCTTGCGGAAGTTTATCTTATTTATGCAGAGGCAACATTTGAATTAAATGGTAGCATCAGCGATGCTGATCTCAACCTCTCTATTAACTTGTTAAGAGCAAGGGCTGGGGTAGCACCACTTACGAATGCTTTGGCATCGACTTATAGCTTAGACATGCTCACTGAAATCAGGAGGGAAAGAACTATTGAAATGTGGGGCGAAAACTACCGTTTTGATGACCTGAAACGCTGGGGAATTGCAGAAGCATCCTTAAATGCACCTTTGTGCGGCCAGGTATTAGGCGATGCGGCTTACACAACAGATTATATCAATGCCAGCGGAAACCCGACCAGTTTGTACACGCCTAGCTTGTATGTTTATGGTGCAACAACGGTTGCTACCGGAAATGGTAACCTGCCGGCCATAACCATTGATGCCGCCGCAAACAGGAATTTCAAACGGATGCACTATTTGTTTCCTCTTCCATTAAAGCAAATTCAGTTGAATTCACACCTCGTGCAAAACAATGGTTATTAA